One window of Salegentibacter sp. Hel_I_6 genomic DNA carries:
- a CDS encoding class I SAM-dependent RNA methyltransferase — translation MENNFKMIAKTMYGFEPILAKELMALGAMDVKEGTRNVSFVGDTGFMYKANLCLRTAIKILKPYQSFKIFSEEDLYKQIYNLPWENFMSVDDTLAIDATVHSETFTHSQYISLKTKDAIVDRFRDKFDKRPNVDLDFPTLRINIHIEKNFCNVSFDSSGQSLHKRGYKSATNIAPINEVLAAGMLLLSGWDGQCDFMDPMCGSGTILIEAAMIACNIPPNLNRKEFAFERWKDWDEDLFEKIESSVLKKMREFHFKIKGYDTSPSAVHKAIDNIENANLSEFIKVERQDFFASEKEEERHLHMLFNPPYGERLEIDMPKFYKEIGDTLKQSYPGTDAWFITSNLEAIKHVGLRPSRKIKLYNGALESKLLKYQIYQGSKKAKFQD, via the coding sequence ATGGAAAATAATTTTAAAATGATTGCCAAGACCATGTATGGTTTTGAGCCAATTTTGGCTAAAGAATTAATGGCACTTGGCGCTATGGATGTAAAAGAAGGAACCAGAAATGTAAGTTTTGTGGGCGATACCGGTTTTATGTATAAAGCCAATCTTTGCTTGAGAACTGCCATTAAGATCCTGAAACCGTACCAAAGTTTTAAAATATTTTCTGAAGAAGATCTTTACAAACAAATCTACAATTTGCCCTGGGAGAATTTTATGAGTGTGGACGATACCCTGGCTATTGATGCCACGGTGCATTCTGAAACATTCACGCATTCCCAATATATTTCCCTTAAAACCAAGGACGCGATTGTGGACCGTTTTCGGGATAAATTTGATAAGAGACCGAACGTAGATCTCGATTTTCCTACATTGAGAATTAATATTCATATAGAAAAGAATTTCTGTAATGTATCTTTTGATTCTTCGGGACAGTCATTACATAAACGAGGCTACAAAAGCGCTACTAATATTGCGCCTATAAACGAAGTTTTGGCAGCGGGAATGTTATTGCTTTCCGGCTGGGACGGGCAGTGTGACTTTATGGATCCTATGTGCGGTAGTGGTACTATTTTAATTGAAGCCGCAATGATTGCCTGTAATATTCCGCCGAATTTAAATAGAAAGGAATTCGCATTTGAACGTTGGAAAGATTGGGATGAAGATTTATTTGAAAAGATAGAATCCTCTGTACTGAAAAAAATGCGGGAATTTCATTTTAAGATCAAAGGTTACGACACCTCACCATCTGCAGTGCATAAAGCCATAGATAATATTGAAAATGCTAATCTTTCTGAATTTATTAAAGTGGAAAGACAGGATTTCTTCGCTTCGGAAAAAGAAGAAGAACGTCATTTACATATGTTATTTAATCCGCCTTATGGCGAGCGATTAGAAATAGATATGCCGAAATTCTATAAAGAGATAGGAGATACACTGAAACAATCTTACCCGGGGACTGATGCCTGGTTTATAACTTCTAACCTTGAAGCAATAAAACACGTAGGCTTAAGACCTTCCCGAAAAATAAAACTTTACAACGGTGCCCTGGAATCTAAATTATTAAAATACCAGATCTACCAGGGATCTAAAAAGGCGAAGTTCCAGGATTAA